The proteins below are encoded in one region of Saccopteryx leptura isolate mSacLep1 chromosome 1, mSacLep1_pri_phased_curated, whole genome shotgun sequence:
- the LOC136388196 gene encoding LOW QUALITY PROTEIN: 5'-3' DNA helicase ZGRF1-like (The sequence of the model RefSeq protein was modified relative to this genomic sequence to represent the inferred CDS: inserted 1 base in 1 codon), whose amino-acid sequence MVRGRSSQLDGGQCSGHLMCGGPTADPRSWTAEPPHAGLQAGFFQSPGEEHFPKAGDGFDIDDNFQVMAESHKDSIERDSILDFPHKDSEHSYHYLDYHFKSAXRTSWEAHKLTSPEQTVSAVSPMSVFSLDSRDEDFVAEFSEEPLRASAEPMMEKPRSREGWSLQGFPLPSRTQVPLITVPPAARPPGVDAGSRPTACYRPAFSASPFHLHGELVALGSEPEAQGEASLCQAFREVTPGGVSPLNHVPAQSKWLKYQSALQCDQKAAGRANPSGMDGPGRSDTAGGSPLDSTLVGVVGG is encoded by the exons ATGGTCAGAGGGCGCAGCTCGCAGCTGGATGGCGGCCAGTGCTCGGGTCACCTCATGTGTGGCGGCCCCACCGCAGACCCTCGCTCCTGGACTGCAGAACCGCCCCACGCTGGGCTGCAGGCTGGCTTCTTCCAG TCCCCAGGGGAAGAGCACTTTCCAAAAGCAGGCGATGGCTTTGATATTGATGACAATTTTCAAGTGATGGCTGAGTCTCATAAAGACTCAATTGAAAGGGACT caaTTTTAGATTTTCCTCATAAAGATTCAGAACATTCCTATCATTATTTGGATTATCATTTTAAGTCAG GGAGGACTTCATGGGAAGCACATAAG TTGACCTCACCAGAGCAGACAGTCTCAGCAGTCAGTCCTATGTCTGTGTTTTCTCTGGACTCGCGAGATGAAGACTTTGTGGCAGAGTTCTCTGAGGAGCCCCTGCGAGCGAGCGCTGAACCAA TGATGGAAAAACCCCGTTCCCGGGAGGGTTGGAGCCTGCAAGGGTTCCCTTTACCAAGTAGGACCCAAGTGCCTCTCATTACTGTGCCACCAGCTGCGCGGCCTCCCGGCGTGGACGCTGGGTCCCGCCCCACGGCCTGCTACAGGCCGGCATTTTCTGCTTCTCCGTTTCACTTGCATGGAGAGTTGGTGGCTCTTGGTTCTGAGCCTGAGGCCCAGGGTGAAGCCTCTTTGTGTCAAGCCTTTAGGGAAGTGACTCCAGGGGGTGTCTCACCCCTCAATCACGTGCCTGCTCAAAGCAAGTGGCTGAAATATCAAAGCGCACTGCAGTGTGACCAGAAGGCTGCCGGCAGAGCTAACCCCAGCGGCATGGACGGGCCAGGCCGCAGTGACACAGCAGGGGGCAGCCCCCTGGATTCCACGCtcgtgggggtggtggggggctgA